A region from the Aquila chrysaetos chrysaetos chromosome 15, bAquChr1.4, whole genome shotgun sequence genome encodes:
- the AQP5 gene encoding aquaporin-5 has translation MKKEILTLAFVRSVFVEFISTLIFVFIGLGSALKWPSALPSILQIALAFGLAIGTLVQAFGHISGAHINPAVTIAFFVGNQISFLRTLFYVIAQLVGAIAGAGILYGVTPVNTRGNLAINALNNNTTPGQALVVEIILTFQLAACIFASTDNRRNGNVGSPALSIGLSVAVGHLVGIYFTGCSMNPARSFGPAVIVRKFSPAHWVFWVGPILGACLASLLYFYILVPYCMNMSDRIAIIKGTYESEEEWEEQREERKKSMELTPP, from the exons ATGAAGAAGGAAATATTAACCCTGGCCTTTGTTCGATCCGTCTTTGTTGAGTTTATCTCCACGCTCATCTTCGTCTTCATCGGCCTCGGCTCAGCCCTGAAGTGGCCGTCCGCCCTCCCCAGCATCCTTCAGATTGCGCTGGCATTTGGCCTGGCCATCGGTACGTTGGTGCAGGCGTTTGGCCACATCAGTGGAGCCCACATCAACCCAGCGGTGACCATCGCCTTCTTTGTCGGGAACCAGATCTCCTTCCTCCGGACACTCTTCTACGTGATCGCCCAACTGGTCGGGGCCATCGCCGGGGCTGGCATCCTCTATGGCGTGACACCGGTCAATACCCGTGGCAACCTGGCCATCAACGCG CTCAACAACAACACGACCCCAGGCCAAGCCCTTGTGGTGGAGAtcatcctcaccttccagctGGCCGCGTGCATCTTTGCGTCCACGGACAACCGGAGGAATGGCAACGTGGGCTCCCCAGCACTGTCCATTGGCCTCTCCGTTGCTGTAGGCCACTTGGTGGGG ATCTACTTCACTGGCTGCTCCATGAATCCAGCCCGGTCCTTTGGGCCTGCGGTCATCGTGAGGAAGTTCAGCCCAGCACATTGG GTGTTCTGGGTTGGACCCATCCTCGGGGCTTGCTTGGCCTCTCTGCTCTACTTCTACATCCTCGTCCCCTACTGCATGAACATGTCAGATAGGATTGCCATCATCAAGGGCACCTATGAGTCAGAGGAGGagtgggaagagcagagagaagagaggaagaagtcCATGGAGTTGACTCCACCGTAG
- the LOC115351133 gene encoding pro-glucagon-like, protein MQIIRWLYLSGLVFAVLIRAGWQMGPKDLDDTSRWQPHESQSARSFASNIKRHSEGTFTSDFTRYLDKMKAKDFVHWLINTKRYSSTKRYLKEEPRSIPFPVVFPPLAYN, encoded by the exons ATGCAGATCATCCGGTGGCTGTACCTCTCCGGGCTGGTGTTTGCCGTGCTGATCCGGGCAGGGTGGCAGATGGGCCCCAAGGACTTGGATGACACATCCAG ATGGCAGCCACACGAATCCCAAAGCGCCCGAAGCTTCGCGTCCAACATCAAGCGACACTCGGAAGGCACCTTCACCAGCGACTTCACCCGCTACCTAGACAAGATGAAGGCCAAGGACTTTGTGCACTGGCTCATCAACACCAAGCGGTACAG CTCCACGAAGAGGTACCTGAAGGAGGAGCCCCGCAGCATCCCCTTCCCGGTTGTGTTCCCACCGCTCGC gtaCAATTAA